Proteins found in one Dermacentor silvarum isolate Dsil-2018 chromosome 8, BIME_Dsil_1.4, whole genome shotgun sequence genomic segment:
- the LOC125947345 gene encoding sulfotransferase ssu-1-like — MSRRKPYAQIIDGIPRSPNYDPDLLRAALEFKAQKGDLVLSTYPKSGTHWMLYITQLILKGGEPVSGYSEFIRNIRVLGVVGFDAWTPSLPLRLFSTHLPLGSTTMNKDAKYVYVARNPWDLCVSSYHMIKKLGIYRFRDGTFEELFDAFLEGDCAGQGSYFDHVASGYALRDQPNLFFVTYEELKRDTRSVILRLARFLGDDYGDKLEKDEELLQEIVDRCGSDNMKRDLEPESKEHTDPDWYKATARIIAANSRIFLEDAKQFSIVRKGDVGDWQGYFTRDQLWRLEARIKQLEEHSCVMDLWKDTRAAALKFIANE, encoded by the coding sequence ATGTCGCGAAGGAAGCCTTACGCTCAAATCATAGACGGCATCCCGCGCAGTCCTAACTACGACCCGGATCTCTTGAGAGCAGCCCTCGAGTTCAAGGCCCAGAAGGGCGACTTGGTTCTCTCGACGTACCCCAAGAGCGGCACGCACTGGATGCTTTACATCACACAGTTGATCCTAAAAGGAGGTGAACCAGTGAGCGGTTATAGCGAGTTCATCCGCAACATTCGTGTTCTCGGAGTCGTCGGGTTCGACGCTTGGACACCTAGTCTTCCACTCCGCTTGTTTTCCACCCACCTGCCACTGGGCAGCACCACCATGAACAAAGACGCCAAGTACGTCTACGTAGCGCGGAACCCGTGGGACTTGTGCGTCTCTTCCTACCATATGATTAAAAAATTGGGCATTTATCGCTTCCGTGACGGTACCTTCGAGGAACTCTTCGACGCGTTTCTGGAGGGTGACTGCGCTGGCCAGGGAAGCTATTTCGATCACGTAGCGTCAGGTTACGCCTTGAGGGACCAGCCCAACCTGTTCTTCGTTACCTATGAGGAACTCAAGAGGGATACTCGAAGTGTGATTCTGAGACTGGCTAGGTTTCTTGGCGACGATTACGGTGACAAACTGGAAAAGGATGAAGAACTGCTGCAGGAAATTGTTGATCGGTGCGGGAGCGATAACATGAAGCGCGACCTTGAACCTGAATCCAAAGAACACACGGACCCTGATTGGTACAAGGCGACCGCGCGAATTATAGCAGCCAACAGCAGAATTTTTTTGGAGGACGCCAAGCAATTCAGCATCGTCAGGAAGGGTGACGTTGGTGACTGGCAGGGTTATTTTACTCGAGACCAACTGTGGCGCTTAGAAGCTAGGATAAAGCAGTTGGAAGAGCATTCATGCGTAATGGACCTTTGGAAGGACACTCgagcagctgcgctcaaatttatTGCGAATGAATAG